A part of Silvimonas soli genomic DNA contains:
- the hflK gene encoding FtsH protease activity modulator HflK, with the protein MSQNDPQWGGGRKDGPPDLDEIIRNFTNKLSRFFGGGNRPPSSGSGRGIPGGSTGIFAIIGVVIVLWLASGFYVVDERENALILRFGRYVETVNKSGLKWHYPWPIETREIINVTEIRSLEVGGRTDGGGDESIMLTGDQNIIQVQLEVQYTLKSAQDFAFDNRFVDRDGKDMVKQAAETAIREVIGQNKVDYVLNEGRGKIAEDTRELIQNLLDRYGTGIAVARVNISDVQPPEQVQAAFADAVKARQDRARLINEGTAYANDVIPKASGTAARLMEEAQGYKQRVVSQADGDASRFKQVATEYAKAPQVTRERMYLDTMQQMFQNTTKILVDQKGSGNLLYLPLDKLIQSTNPGPTVDAAKAATAADNTADATPATAAATPAASDRGVRDGR; encoded by the coding sequence ATGAGTCAAAACGATCCGCAGTGGGGTGGTGGCCGCAAAGATGGCCCACCCGATCTGGACGAAATCATCCGCAATTTCACTAACAAGCTGTCCCGTTTTTTTGGGGGCGGCAACCGACCTCCTTCTTCGGGGTCGGGACGCGGTATTCCTGGCGGCAGTACCGGCATTTTTGCGATTATCGGCGTCGTCATCGTGCTGTGGCTCGCGTCCGGCTTTTATGTCGTTGATGAACGCGAAAACGCGCTGATTCTGCGATTTGGCCGTTATGTCGAGACCGTCAACAAGTCGGGTCTGAAGTGGCACTATCCGTGGCCGATTGAAACCCGCGAAATCATCAATGTCACTGAAATCCGCAGTCTGGAAGTAGGCGGGCGCACGGACGGTGGCGGCGATGAGTCGATCATGCTCACCGGCGACCAGAACATCATTCAGGTGCAACTGGAAGTTCAGTACACGCTCAAATCTGCTCAAGACTTTGCTTTTGACAACCGTTTTGTTGACCGTGACGGTAAAGACATGGTCAAGCAAGCGGCGGAAACGGCAATTCGTGAAGTGATCGGTCAGAACAAGGTCGATTACGTGCTAAACGAAGGTCGCGGCAAGATTGCCGAAGACACTCGCGAACTGATCCAGAATCTGCTGGATCGTTACGGCACTGGTATCGCTGTGGCCCGCGTCAATATTTCTGACGTACAGCCGCCTGAACAAGTGCAGGCGGCTTTTGCCGATGCCGTGAAGGCGCGGCAAGATCGGGCTCGCTTGATCAACGAAGGTACAGCGTACGCCAACGACGTGATTCCGAAGGCCAGCGGTACTGCCGCACGCTTGATGGAAGAAGCCCAAGGTTACAAGCAACGCGTGGTTTCGCAGGCTGATGGTGACGCATCGCGCTTCAAGCAAGTCGCGACCGAATATGCCAAGGCCCCGCAAGTGACGCGTGAGCGGATGTATCTGGACACCATGCAGCAGATGTTCCAGAACACCACCAAAATCCTTGTGGATCAGAAAGGCAGCGGCAACTTGTTATATCTGCCGCTAGATAAACTGATCCAATCGACCAACCCCGGCCCGACTGTAGATGCAGCGAAGGCAGCGACCGCTGCTGACAATACTGCAGATGCAACGCCGGCAACGGCGGCAGCCACGCCCGCGGCATCAGACCGCGGCGTTCGTGACGGACGTTAA